The following DNA comes from Hugenholtzia roseola DSM 9546.
TATTTTGGGAGCTTTGTAGAAAAGGTATTCTTCGCCTGCCAATTCTACCAACTCTACCAAATTTTCTTCGGTTAGGTTGTTCATCTTGCCGCCCTCTATGCGCGGGTCTACGAAGGTATGCAAACCCACTTTCGAAATTGTGCCTGCTTTTGCAGCGGCAATATCGCGGAAAAGGTGCGAAATCACACCCTGCGGCAGATTATAGCCCTCGATTTGGTTTTTGAGAACAAGCTGCCCCAGTTGTGGCACTAAGCCCCAATGTCCGCCAATCACGCGCTTGATAAGGGTAGGATAGGCAAGGTGATTGAGTCCGCGCGTTTTGCCATCACCCTGCCCTGCGGCATAGAAAAGGGTAAGCCCCTGCGGATAGCCCGTATTGAGGAAACGCTCCTGCAAGGCAATCGCTAAGGCTTCGGGAAAACCTATGCCCACAAAGCCCCCCGTAACGAGTAAATCGCCCGACTGCACCAAAGAAGCAGCATCTTGGGCTGAAACAATTTTATTTCGATTTGCTTGCATCTGAAAAGTGAAAAAAGTGGAAAATCTGACTTAAAAACAAGACCCGACGCGCCCTTTTCTATCGCTGACGCTGCATCTCTATTGCCATGCCTGCCTGATAAAGGGTCATTTTATCTTTTTGAGGCTCAAAGTGCAATTTGAGTTTGGCTAATTCGAACTCGAAAACGTCTTTTTGGTAGGAAAGTAAAGGAAAATCGGGCTGCCCTGTGGCTTGTCCCCTCAATGCCCCTGCTTCTACCCAAATCTTGATTTGGAGCGGAAAATCCTCGCTGCTATAAGTCCCTTCATAGGCTTGCAGTTCGTTTTCTGTGTAGGAAAGTAGGGGCTTGAAGTCTGGCAATTCGAAGGCTACACTATGAAGTTGGCTCAAAACGCCTATCATAAGCTCATTGTGAGAATATCGCTGTGCATTGACACACAGGGCAATACTTGTCTGATTTTCAGGCTGATAGGCTAAAATCGTATGCGTGCCATAGGTATCGCCGCCATGCCCCCAATACCTAATTTGATAGAAAGGAATCCGCATCAAGCCACGCCCAAAAGTAGGCTCGTCGGCTGTGGGAAGCATTTTTTCGAGGCTGCTCGGCTCTAAAAGGCTGCCCTCAAAAAGTGCCACCATCAAACGGTTTAAAGTAGTAGGCGAAGCTGCCAAATCGCCAACTCCTACCACGTTGGCAAATTCGAAATCTTCTATCAAAGTCCATTCCTTTGTATCGCCCTTGTATTCGTAGGAATTAAACACTTTTTCAGCCTTCAAACGCGCCCAATTCGGCTCTTGCGCACTCAATAAGCGTTCGGAAGTTGGCTTCAAAACAGTTTCTATCTTTTGGTTTAGAATCTGATAATAAGGCTTTTGGTGTATTTTTTCTAAAATTCCGACCAAAAGAAAATAAGCCGAATTAGAATAAGCCGTCTGTGTGCCTGCCTCAAACTGTACGCCTTGTTTTTTTATTTCTTCTAAGATAGCTGTTTCTTCCCACTTTTTTCCGACAAGCCAAAAA
Coding sequences within:
- a CDS encoding serine hydrolase domain-containing protein, which produces MYKNFTHLFFLPILLAIVFVAEAQKKVVVPTEKIDSLLLHFEKHDRIKGSLSIFQNGKEVYLKSFGQPQQSESPTLYQIGSVTKLFTAVLIFDLIEKKRLDLQTSLATFYPQMPQAEKITVQHLLEHKSGLGDYTQKEDSLFWLVGKKWEETAILEEIKKQGVQFEAGTQTAYSNSAYFLLVGILEKIHQKPYYQILNQKIETVLKPTSERLLSAQEPNWARLKAEKVFNSYEYKGDTKEWTLIEDFEFANVVGVGDLAASPTTLNRLMVALFEGSLLEPSSLEKMLPTADEPTFGRGLMRIPFYQIRYWGHGGDTYGTHTILAYQPENQTSIALCVNAQRYSHNELMIGVLSQLHSVAFELPDFKPLLSYTENELQAYEGTYSSEDFPLQIKIWVEAGALRGQATGQPDFPLLSYQKDVFEFELAKLKLHFEPQKDKMTLYQAGMAIEMQRQR